CGCAACGGCCGGTACTCGGGCGCCACATTCAAGATCGCATCCGCATTGCCGAATCGGTCTGGATTTGTCACGCGAAATAGGAACAATCAGTGAACTTCACCGTTCCTAGCGTCAGTGAGCTTCACCGTTCCTAGCGCAAGGCAACGTCCATGAGCACCAAGGAAACTGCTGCCAATATTAAGAAGGACCCGGACGATTGGGTGTCGGGGGACGAGCCGATGACTGACGCCCAGGCATCCTACTTGCAGACCCTGTCAGAACAAGCACACCAGCCCTTCACGATCGGGAAGGACCTCACCAAGGCGGAGGCCTCCAAGCTCATTGAAGAAATGCGCAAGAGGGCTGGCGTTGAATAGCAGCAGTAGGAGAAAAGGCGATTTTGTCAAAGGAGGCCGTGATGCCACGCGGAGACAAACGAAGCTACACCGACAAGCAGAAGCGACAGGCCGAGCACATTGAGGAAGGCTACGAAGCTCGAGGCGTTCGCGACAAGGAAGCCGAACGGCGAGCCTGGGCGACCGTAAACAA
The DNA window shown above is from Bradyrhizobium sp. CB1650 and carries:
- a CDS encoding DUF3072 domain-containing protein, with product MSTKETAANIKKDPDDWVSGDEPMTDAQASYLQTLSEQAHQPFTIGKDLTKAEASKLIEEMRKRAGVE